The Linepithema humile isolate Giens D197 chromosome 2, Lhum_UNIL_v1.0, whole genome shotgun sequence genome has a segment encoding these proteins:
- the LOC136997756 gene encoding uncharacterized protein, with protein MTVMMQQQQQILLQVLQRLAPQEASVPIAQDEGTAGPSGLVTLQRSTSGNVRSNQSNYSNNGQSRLLSNASALPAGNAVSWLASQIPEFGGSDDENVEVWSNRVDKVAEIHGASDGITLLAASSKLVKFARQWYEIQTGEIIESWQALKTDLLKMFKKQVSFYKAMQKLEARKWIPGKESFDQYAIAKLALMKNLNLPTSDAIHMLIGGISQGSLRAIALSISDISIDGFLAKMRTIAEGNTETDRKSTAVASAVKSVNTTACRNCGKKRHSHKDCRGELTCFYCKSKGHRQFDCPKVKDRNGGKPPTAQRSSMATVAAAVTVDDEEEEVVACVSVATGGNLEITEPFAEISSICGKECKIRALVDTGSPVSFVDKGIYLEKIRPFIKNFKLPNKISLISAGNG; from the coding sequence ATGACGGTGATgatgcagcagcagcagcagatCTTGCTCCAGGTGTTGCAGAGGCTGGCGCCACAGGAAGCGAGTGTACCGATAGCCCAGGACGAGGGGACAGCTGGTCCGAGCGGGCTGGTAACTCTGCAGAGATCAACATCGGGTAATGTACGATCGAACCAAAGTAATTATTCGAATAACGGACAGAGTAGATTGCTCTCGAATGCGAGCGCCTTACCGGCCGGAAATGCGGTAAGCTGGTTGGCCTCACAAATACCGGAATTTGGCGGGAGTGACGACGAAAATGTCGAAGTGTGGTCGAATCGCGTGGACAAAGTGGCGGAAATCCACGGAGCGTCCGACGGGATAACGTTGCTGGCCGCGTCCAGTAAGCTCGTAAAGTTTGCCCGTCAATGGTACGAGATCCAGACGGGTGAAATAATTGAGTCGTGGCAGGCGTTGAAAACGGATTTactgaaaatgtttaaaaaacaaGTGTCATTCTATAAGGCAATGCAGAAATTAGAGGCGCGGAAATGGATTCCGGGAAAAGAATCCTTTGACCAGTACGCGATCGCGAAGCTCGCGCTTATGAAAAACTTGAATTTGCCGACGAGTGACGCGATTCACATGCTGATTGGCGGAATATCGCAGGGTTCGCTAAGGGCCATAGCCCTCTCGATATCCGATATCTCGATAGACGGATTTCTCGCGAAAATGCGAACAATTGCGGAAGGAAATACTGAGACAGATAGAAAATCCACGGCAGTCGCGAGTGCGGTAAAATCCGTGAATACTACCGCGTGTAGAAACtgcggaaaaaaaagacattcgCATAAGGATTGTCGCGGTGAACTCACGTGTTTCTACTGCAAGTCGAAAGGGCACCGTCAGTTTGACTGCCCTAAAGTCAAGGATAGAAACGGCGGGAAACCGCCGACGGCTCAGAGGTCTTCGATGGCCACGGTAGCAGCCGCCGTTACCGTCGATGACGAGGAAGAAGAGGTGGTGGCTTGCGTTTCCGTAGCCACGGGTGGAAACTTGGAAATTACCGAGCCATTTGCGGAAATCTCGAGCATCTGCGGGAAAGAATGTAAAATTCGTGCGTTAGTCGATACCGGAAGTCCAGTCTCGTTTGTCGATAAAGggatttatttagaaaaaatcagaccgtttattaaaaattttaaattgccgaataaaatttcattaatctcAGCCGGGAACGGTTAA